The window TGGTGGGTAACAGTACTCCTCACGGTAGGCCGTGGGGCCCACCTATTAGGTGGTGGACACGTGGCAGTTTTCTGTTCATTTGCTTTGCCGAGCATTGCTCTAGCATGTACTCGGGGTAGGCCATGGGGCCGCCTGTCGGTGATGGACACGTGGCAGTTTACTATTCTTTAATTTCCCAAGCAGGCTCTCCGCAAATTCTGGACTCGACTTAGGCCGTGGGTCCGGCCTGTCAGGTGACGGACACGTGGTGGCATCGTGCTTATTGTTGTCTGCTGAGAGGCATTCCTTTGCTCTCGGCAAAGCTGCGCCACATGGCAATAGCCGTCTCCGTCTGTTGTCCGTGAATTAGCTTTATATTGCCAAGACGCACTATTTGCCGAGTGCCCGATGTTTGGTTCTTGGCAAAGTTATGTTTGTCTGAGAGGTGTACGTCGGGTACTCTTTGTCGAGAACTATTCTCGGTAAAGACTTTGCCGAGTATTTCTGGCACTCAACGAACAATATCAAATGATACTCACAAGGGGTTAGAGACTGCTGTATTCAAATGCATCCGTGATTGTTAACATAGGGAGTGTACGAGGCATTGATATGGCAACTTCATGAAAAAGTTCCGTCAGGCTGCAGCTGTTCACGACTTCTTGCTTCGATCCGAAGCTCTTCAGGGCATGGATAATAAGCTCAAAGTGGTTTACAAATTGTGGAGTCTGGCCAATGCCAAGGGCCGCCGCAAACTGGTAGCTGTTGTAAGTTGGCAAGCTGCCTGTTTCAGTTTAGTTTGGTCCGTTAAAATGTTGCAGGTGGCATCAAGGTCGTTTCTTCCTTGGTATTCACGTACTAAACCGCTTTTTCTTTTTGGGAAACGTTTCAATACGGCGGACCGGCCAAAAATTGTCACACACGAGCCACGCAATGGAGGGAATCATACCACCGGTCCACCATGCACGCGACTCTTATCTCTTCTGCAACCTCTCACAACCACGCGTCCTGTCGTCTTTCTCAATTCCCTGTCTCCCGCTTTCCGCTTCTCTCTCCACTCTTCAGCCCCCATGGATGAGCCCCTCCCGCCCTCATCTCTCTCTCAACCGTGTGTGCACCAGCAAGGGCCAGTGCTGGGCAAACAAGAGATGCCATGTATGAGCTCCCGAGGAGTCGAAGCCGCTGGTCCACCAAGAGACGCGCCATGTGCAAGGGCCAGTGATGGCGGAGCTGCGACAACAGTGACCACATGCTAGAACTGCGCACACTGGAGGTATGGCCCGCGGTGACCGCATGCTAGAACCTTGAATACAGGACCCACAACTGGCCAATGGTGGAAGCGCGACCACGGTGACCACGTGCTGGAACTGTGCACACCCGGAGCTGCACGCAGCTGACGTTGTCGTCTGTGAATGTTACAATCATATATCACAGGAGCTACGACCAGCTCTCGGTGATGCTATAATCGTGCACACAGGAGCTGCAACCGCAATGCCGTCGACGGCGAATGCTACGACCATATCCTGCAGAAACTACAACCGTGCACACAAGAGCTGCAACCGGCAATGCCGTCGTCGGCGAATGCTACAACCATATCCCGCAGAAGCTACAACCGTGCACACAGGAACTGCAACCGGCAATGCCGTCCACAACCATATACCGCAGAAGCTACAACCATGTGGGCTAGAGCTGCAACCGTTTGGTGATGCTACAACTGTCTCGCTGGACCTGCAACCTGCGATGCCCATCCTCGGCGTATGCTACAACCGTGTACCGAAGAAGTTACAACCACATGTGCCAGAGCTGCAACCATTTGGTGATGCTACGATCGTGTAAGGCAGACCTGCACCGGCGAGGCATGTCGCCACTGAGGCTGCAAGCACGAGCACAAGGAGTTGCAACTGGGCGGCGCTGCATGCTTGGACCGGCGACAGTGTGACCGGAGTGGTACGACCATGGCTATTTTGCTTGCTATGAGATAGCAGGTGTATGCTGGAACAAGTACGGCCGTGTACTGCCACCACCATGGCCGCGAAATGCTGGAACCATGGAGACGAAAAGCTGGTACCTCGACATCCATGTGCTGGAACCCTACGGCCGGGGTGTTGCGACCACGGCTACCGCCACGACAGCGGCGAGCAGCTGCTGTGACCACATCGGCCGCCTACTGGGACCTCGACGCTGTGCACTGGAACACCGTGAACTGGGGTGTTGTGGCTACGTTCTTCAGTAACGGCAACGGCGAGCACATACTGCGACTATGGTGGCCACATGCTGGCTGGCGACGAGCAACGACGGAGCGCTACGAGATGGCTGCAGCAAAGGCCGGCCGGGTGCCGCGAGGAGCATGTGCACAAGAGGGATCCATACAGGTACTTGGAGAAATGAGTTTGAAGCAGAGACAAGTTCATATTATCTCAAGGGCGTGATACAAGGAGCCCGAACCCGAACAATAATTCTTATGATCTTATCTGATGTTGACGAGGACCCAGCTTCAAACTAATGTGTTCTCTCATGTTGATTTGCTTTACTTGGTTAGTACTGAGTACTATGTTTTATCTTATAAATCATTGTAGAGACAAATGTGCGCAAGTGGTTGAAGAACATGTAGAAGCTCGAGAACAAACTCCAAGGAGGTAGAGTAATGAACATGTTTTTAGTCACATTTTTACTGCTCACTGCAATGTTTTTGGCTCAATAAGCATTTCGAGAAAGAAGTGCTCAAGGGGTTGTTGAGTAATCTGTAGATGATATAGAACCTATAGTTAATTACAAGAGGTATTAACCTGATTTGTACATATTTACATGTGGAAATATATTGAAGAACCTGTACTCTAACTGTATTAGTGTATTGTTTTCCTAACTCTAGGAAGAAAACTTCTGTGAACATGACTCCTACTAAGCAAACATCTATGAAAAAGGCCACTGCCAAAGGAAATGAGAAGATAACTCCAGTGAAGAAAGCTGCAGCTAAAGCGAAGAAACATGGAGCATGGATGCTTTGGTAAAAAAAAACATGGATGAACTATGTTGTCTGTTCTCAACAATTTACTTGCTGCACACCACCCatttaccaaaaccatataaaatcccAAAATATCAACATAGTTTATAGTCTGGTATAACATTGTAAGCATCACATGGATGTCACATAGGAGTGTATTGCACAATGCACATAAGCTTACATATTTGAATTAAAATATAATCGATCTACAAAAAACTGGAATATACATACCTTTAGAATGAAGTGATAATCTAGATAATTTGTAGATGGGACTAGTTAAAAGAGGAGACGTGTACCTCTTGCAATAACTTCTCCAAGGTCTGATACATTTGCAGTCAACTCTCTGGTACTTCGGTATTTTTTGAGTGTGTGAAACACCCCAATCTATGGAGTTAGCATAACACATTTCTCAGTGCTAACATCTTGCTGATAACACTTTGTTACAAAGGAATGGATGGCAGGGATCAAGCGAACCGTCGCTATAAGATAGAACTGAACTTACAGAAATACAAACTTCAGCATTATGGCCATTTTGGCTGTCTGAAGGGCCTTTGCATAGGCTCATCAACGTATTTTCCAACTGATAATTTCAGAAAAATAACATAGAAGTCAAGAGGATGAAGCAAACGAATATCACAGAAATATAATTTATTTTCACTTTATTAACCTAACAAATACCTAATACACCCACCTCAATTGTGGTAGAAATGCATTTTCCATTCATACATTCAATAAGATCACCTTCTTGGATTCCGAGTATCTCAGCATTAGATCCTTTAGACACCTAAGGTTCAATTGCCAAATAATTAAACCATATACGCATGGGAAAAATAGCACTTCGAGGAAGGCGTTATATACCTCCTGAACAACAAGACCGTCATCAATGTTACACATGCGCCATAACATGTCAACATGAGCAGGCTGTAGAAGCTTGACGGCCTTAAACGTCATCCCAAGATGGGGCCGAGCGATGTACCTACACCAAATCAGATACCGTTTAACATATTTCGAGCAAGGTAGACATGAGTAAGTAACCTTTCAAAAATAAGCCATCTTTAGTAGAATCCAACTTCTATCTTTTCTTTATTTGAACAAGGACTTCTATCTAACATGTTCAAAATTTTCTATCACTAACCAAATAATTTGATTCAAATAGATTTCAAAAAGGCCCAAAGGGGGTGAATCATTAGTAGTAGTTAGAAAATGCTCAATGAGGATTTTTCATGATTTTACGTAAAATTCAAACATCATATTTAAACGAGATCAGTTgagtatcacaaaactatttgttcatGAATATCCCCTCGGTTTAACTTCAAGCCCTCCTTGAAAAAGATGGGTTCGGGAAAATTGTCCATCAAAATTAAGAGAAAAAACTAAAACAAAGTTTTCCATTTAACTTTACTCTACACTTTGGCTGTAGATAGTACTAAAGACATGCGAAGCAAAATTATAAAGTCTTATCCGTTTTATCTTATGAATACTCCATAGTTGTGATGATGGAACATTTTGTAGTCAAAGAGTGGTTCTGATTGTTTCTTTCCGTCTACGCCTTCAAAATCATAACATAACTTATGGCCATTAAATTGCATAAAAGTGACCTAACAATAATACAAAGAAACAATACGAAAGAACACATTATCAAATAACAATAGATACTGTTACAGAGCTGAGAGGAAAAACGCGCCTATATTTCTTCCACGAATCCAAACAATTGAGCAAAATGGAAGATGGTATAAAAGACCCAAATCTCTCGGGGTTGTTGACCATTCCGACAACTTTTCCATTCAAGTCAATAACTGCCCCCCCGTTGTCATACTACAACAATTTGTATTGACAAAACATGAGAGTTACAATAACAAGAAAAATGACATACAATAGTGCAATATAGAACTCAAAGTTGTAACAAATGTATATAATACCATCTCATGATAAGATATATTACCTCATTATCATAGTAATGGCCATCTAGAGAATGGAAGTACACGTTGTGGTGCCGCTCAAACATGGTTGAATTCATATACTTTGCCCTAGCATATGTTATCCTTAGATATAAGGAATTGTCTCTTCCGAGCTGAAAAACCTCTTCAGCAAATTTTACATCTTTTTCACGAAGAGATGGTAACTTGATTGGTTGATCCACCTCAACATTCAAGAAAGCGATATCGTAATGGGGCTGATAGTAGACCAGGTCGCCCTTTGCACTAGTGCCATTTAACAAATGAACAGTGACCTAAAAAGAGTTCCGGAACAGATTTTATAAGATTTTTGAACAATGCCTAGTAAGCAAATCACATATGATGTTTCCAGTTTGTTATCATAGAAGGCCAATAGCACAAAAAACATGTCCACTGCACTGGTGCCGTCTAGCAAATGAACAGTGACTTAAAAAATGTTCTGGGACAGAACGTATAATTTTTTGAACAATGCTTTGTAAGCAAAAATTGCATAGGATGTTTCCATTTTGTTAAACTAGAAAAAGGCCAATAGCTAGCACAAAAACATGTCCTTTGCACTGGTGCGATCTAGCAAATGAATAGTGACCTAAAAAAAGTTGCGCAACAGATTATATAAGACTTTTGAAGAATGCTTAGCCAGCAAATCGCATATGCCGTTTCCATTTTGTTATAATAAAGGGCCAATGGCACACAAAAAAAAGCATGTGAATTGCAACTAGTTAGATTTGACTCACATCAGCACGAGGGGCATACTGCTCGCCGCCTGACGAGACGTTGTCAGgagcatcctttgtgcgaatgagcCGCGCAGTTGTCAAAACAAGGCCGGTTTTGTTCCCCTCATCCCAATCGACCCAGAAGCCGGAGCAGCGTCTCAGCGGTTCACCATCTGTGTGATTGATTCAAGCACGATCGACACATACATTAACTTGCACGATGGGTCAATCAGTCCAAAACAGAGAGGCTGCATATACACATACTCCATACCAAGAGAGGATGAAACCCCTAGGAGAAATTTGGCAGCGGAGAGCACGGCCTGGCTTCCAAATTCACGGACGGAGAAGAGCTGGGCAGTGTGAAACCTGGTGGGGGGTTTGAAGTCATCGAGCGTGGGGATGTTCACAGGGCGGGGAGCTACAGGCAGGCGGCAGGAGCATAAGTAAATAACGATAAATATGGATCGAGAGTAATTAGTTACTGTGATAAATAAACTGATGAAGAAGATCGATGAGACGGACCTGATTCTTCATCGCGTCTGGCCTGTTCCATCTTCTTGGCCGACAAGTAGTAGGAGCCAGGATAAACCCACGCGAACGGATCAGGCGTCGAGACATCTTCCTCTTCGCTCCACACAAccaccttcttcctcttcttctccaagGGACCGTCTCGTGTGCTTCCATAAGCCGCCATGGACCCGCGCACTCGTCTTCTTTCCCGGATCGCCGCGAACTGGAACCCCCGATCAAGGAATCAACCTATCCTCtcgcagccgcgccgccgccgacggCGCTGGGGATTTATTCGTCCAGTTTTTTTTACTCTCGGGGAGGGATTTTTTTCGTCCAGTATTAGAGGCGGGCTCCCAAACCAAACCAACAATCCCTACGCTCGGCTGGACGGCTCGTTGCTGGCCGGTTAAAAAAAAACCCCGACCATGTTCCTCATATTGATCGGCCTTGAACGATTTAAGTGATCAACATTCTCTGTCCAGCCGAAATATAGGACGGAGATAAATACACACAATCGCGACACGTCCGTCTTGTTGGACTCGATAGGTAGGACCCTCCGCAAACTGCATCAAAATCCTTCGGCCCCGACTTGCCGGGCCAGACATTTTGCTCTCCTCTCTTCTCCCTCGTCCGCGTCGGCCCGACCCTAGCTCCGCCGTAGTACTGAGCCCTTAGCACCGCCAGAACACTCCTACTCTCCACTCTTGCCGCTACGAACGTTGTTGCCGGCCCGGACGTCACCGTAGTATGTTCCGGCTATTTTCAGACTGCACTTTTGCCCTCCATGTGATCCCACATTGAAAAACAAAAATAGCTAACGTATGAATTATGCACTTTGCCCGATATGCCATATGAGGGTCGTCTGAAGCCGTCCGCGGGCGTATCTACGGACGTTTAGGGGCTGGATTTGCGATGTCTATAGTGTTAGCGATATTGTAGAGATCCTAACTACCTGACCGGATGTGTACCTCCCTTTGTTGTATAGATAAGCATGGACGTGTGCGTATAGTTgagattgtaacaacctgatgtaatCTTCTCTTGATCGGCAAGTTTGCCCGTATATATAAACTGCAGCCGGCATCGCTCCAAATGCACGGAACAAATCCATTGTCATCTACTCTTTCATGGTAACAGAGCCTCCTTCTCTGAAACCTTGAGACGTCCAACACCATGACTTCCCCTTCCACCAACTCATCCACCACTGGTGCGCTCCTTGGGCAGACGTCCGGCACCATCACTTCCACCTTCGCCGGCGCCATGGCATCGCCCTCTGTATCCGTCCCCAACTTCGCCCAGCTGGTCACCGTCAAGCTCGCCGGCGCCACGTACCTGCTATGGAGGGCGCAGATCATTCCGATCTTGCGAGGCCATCATCTGTTTGGCTTCGTCGACGGGTCTTCGGTTGCTCCCCCCAGGCGTGTGCCGGCATCATCTGAAGCCAACGCCGAGCTGGTTGATAACccagcccatggcgtctgggctgcACAGGAGGCGCTCGTTCTCTCGGGCCTCCTGTCGACACTCGCTCCTGAAGTGCTAGCGAGGGTGGCGCTGCACACCTCACCGGCCACCGTCTGGGCGACGCTGGAGCGGATGTTTGCCTCGCACTCCAAGGCGAGGATCATGCAGCTGCGTAAGCAGTTGGCCACCATCCAGAAGAAGGACCTGACGGTGACGGAGTATTTTGGCCGCGTCAAGACTCTCTCCGACATGCTCGCCTCCGCCGGCCGCCCCGTCGGAGACGACGACCTCGTCACGTATCTGCTCACAGGGCTGGACAATTCCTATGATCCGCTCGTTACGTCGGTCACCACTCAGGCGGGGGATGTCACCGTCGACGACCTCTTCGCAcacatgctcgacttcgagctccgccAGGAAGGCAGTGGAGGCGGCTACAACATCTCTGCCAACAGCGCTAGCCGTGGCGGTGGTGGAAACCGCGGTCAGTACCGCGGCAACGGCAGCAACGGGGGCCGGCGGCAATGGCAACGGCAACGGTGGCAGCCGTGGCTACAacaaccaaggcaagaagcagcagCAGTCACGCAGCTCCAACAACGGCAGCAACTcccgcagcagcggcggcggctaccCCGGCCCGAGCGGCGGCGGCTTCAACAACTCTGGCCCGCCCAAGGTGCGGTGCCAAATCTGCAGCAAGGTGGGGCACGAGGCGCTAAACTGCTACAACCGCTTCAATCAGAACTACCAGATGGAAGAACCTCGCGCCGCCCACATCTCCACGTCGCAGAACGTCGACCCCGTGTGGTACTTGGACACCGGAGCCACGGAGCACATCACGGCGGACCTCGACAAGTTGAACATCCGCGAGCCCTACACCGGCAAGGATCAGGTGCACACAGCTAGCGGATCAGGTATGACCATTGCTCACATCGGTCAATCcctcattcatactccccaccgtAATCTTCGGTTGAAAAATGTCTTGCACGTCCCAGATGCTAGCCAAaatcttctttctggtcatagacTCGCTTGTGACAACAATATTTTTCTTGAAATTCACCCTTACTATTTTGTTATCAAGGATCGGGCTACGAGGAAGGTTCTTCATCAAGGACCCAGTGAGAGGGGGTTGTACCCTGTTCCCAGCAATAAAGCCATCCAGAAGCATGCCTTCCTCGCTTCCGTTCCCAGCCGAGAGAGGTGGCATCGCCGGCTTGGGCATCCGGCGTCTTTAGTCGTTGATCAAGTTCTTAGAAGTCATCGTCTTCCGTCTACAAGCGAGTCCAATAAAAGCATCATCTGTGATGCGTGCCAACAGGGCAAGAGCCATCAGCTCCCTTACCCTAAGTCTAGCAGTGTGTCATCTTCTCCGCTTGAACAAATTTTCTCCGATGTATGGGGACCTGCGTGTCTTTCATCCGGAGGGTTCAAGTTTTATGTCAGTTTTATCGATGATTTCAGCAAATTTACTTGGCTTTATTGTTTGAAACATAAATCCGATGTGGAGCGTGTCTTTCTTCAGTTCCAAGCACATGTTGAACGCCTCTTTAATAAGAAAATTATTCGTGTCCAATCGGATTGGGGCGGCGAATACGAGAAATTGAATTCGTTTTTCACCAAGATTGGCATCTCTCACACCGTTTCATGCCCCCACGCACACCAACAGAACGGCTCggctgaacgtaagcatcgtcatgtcGTCGATGTTGGCCTCACCCTTCTGGCCCAAGCTTCCATGCCACTCCGTTTTTGGGATGTTGCCTTCCAAACAGCATGTTTTTTGATCAATCGACTTCCTAGTAAAACTATTCAGTTTGCTACTCCTCTCACCAAGTTGTTTGGGGTCTCTCCTGATTATTCGTTCCTCAAAACGTTTGGATGTGCATGCCGGCCATGTCTCCGTCCCTACAACAATCACAAATTACAGTTCCGATCTAAGCGGTGTGTTTTCTTGGGGTACAGTAGCATGCATAAAGGCTACAAGTGCTTGCATATTTCCTCTGGACGTGTCTATGTTTCGCGAGACGTTGTCTTTGACGAACAACTTTTTCCATTCTCTGAAATTCAGCCGTCCAGCGATGCTCCTCCACTCCTTGACATCCTAGGGTCTCCATCCCTCCCATCTTCTTCTGATTTTTACGGTTCCGGGAGTGTGGAGACAGGGGGGCAGCCATTGTGTCAAGGTCGTATTATACCAATTCCGCAAACTGTTGAGCAGACTGATCCGGCGTTCGCGCCGCTCTTTTCTTCAGTTTCTGGTGTGCAGGAAAACACAGCTCCAGTGGCgcatgatgatgatgagcatgagGACGTGCATGAGGCGGCATGCACTCTGACACCGCCTCCCATGCAGGCCAATCCGCTGCAACCGGGCGGAGCACCATGCACCGGAGCACCATGCAGCGAATCGGCTGCTACCACCTCGCCCACACCAACGCGCGACTCCGCGCAAGCTTTGGAGCCAGCCGACAGAAGGCTATCTCCTGCACTACCTGGCAGTTCTGCAATGGAGGCAGCCTCGCCAGAACATATGGCACCGTCCACTGGGCTGCATCGCCGGGTCACCAGGCGTACTGAGCCGCCACGCAGATCCAgcagcggcggtggaggcggtgacggcggcggcgacgacggcggcggtggcggcagcgacAGACCGCGGCGAGCTCCTCGACTTGCTGAAGCAAACCCAGAACCAATGGCTGCTGGAGAACAGGGACATAATCTTCGACGTCTCGTCTGTGTTCCATCTCGGTACACCGAAGGGAAAGTACGGTATAACCCGTATCGGAGACATCAGGCATCACTAGCCACAACTGAGCCGGTTGATCATACTGAAGCCTTTGATGATCCGAACTGGCACAAAGCTATGGATGAAGAGTATCAAGCATTGATCAAAAATCAAACGTGGCACTTAGTACCCCCACAGCCTAGACGTAATCtcattgattgcaagtgggtgttTAAGTTGAAGAGGAAGGCTGATGGGTCAATAGAGAGGTACAAAGCTCGCTTGGTCGCCAAGGGATTTAAGCAGAGATACGACATCGACTACGAGGATACGTTCAGTCCGGTGGTAAAATCTGCAACTGTTCGTCTCATCTTGTCACTTGCCATCTCGAAAGGGTGGAGTCTCAATCAGTTGGACGTCCAGAATGCGTTTCTTCATGGCATTCTTGAGGAGGATGTGTATATGCGACAACCACCTGGGTATGTCAATCCGCAGCTTCCGCGACATGTTTGTAAACTTGATAAATCCCTATATGGCTTAAAGCAGTCTCCGAGGGCATGGTATTCAAGGCTCAGCACCAAACTTCAGGAATTGGAGTTTGTACCATCCAAAGCAGACACCTCTCTCTTCATCTACAACAAAGGGGGAGTACACATCTACatgcaaatttatgtggatgatataatcATAGCAAGCTCATCTCCACGGGCTGTTCCAGAACTTGTGAGAAATCTGCAACAGGAGTTTGCTATCAAGGATCTTGGAGATCTTCATTACTTCCTCGGTGTTGAAGTTAAGAGGAAGAGAGATGGAGCGGTGCTGCTGCAGACCAAGTACGCCAATGATCTGTTGGCTCGAGTAGGCATGACTGATTGCAAGCCAGTTATGACGCCAATGTCAAATACAGAGAAGCTATCAAGGGGAGAAGGAACCGAGTTATCAGCAGCTGATGCGACAAGGTATAGAAGTGTTGTAGGTGCGCTCCAGTACCTAACTCTTACACGCCCAGATATTGCTTTCGCTGTCAACAAGGTGTGCCAATTTCTTCAGACACCAACTGATCAACACTGGTCAGCGGTAAAACGCATCTTGAGATATGTGAAGAACACGTCTAGGGTCGGCCTACATATTCGACGTTCAGCCTCCACACACATCAGCGCGTTTTCTGACGCAGACTGGGCAGGTTCAGTTGATGACAGGCGGTCCACAAGTGGCTTCCTGGTGTTTCTCGGTTCCAACCCTGTTACATGGAGTTCGAGGAAGCAACAGACTGTTTCACGGTCGAGCaccgaagctgagtacaaggcgttGGCAAATGCGACAGCGGAGATCATTTGGTTGCAATCGTTGTTGGGGGAGCTTGGCGTATATCAATCCCGAGCCCCAACGTTATGGTGCGACAATCTTGGCGCTACATACCTAGCTGCCAATCCCGTCTTCCATGCTCGCACAAAACATATTGAGGTGGACTTCCACTTCGTTCGCGAGAGAGTGGCACGCAAGACCCTGGAGATACGGTTCATCTCAACACAGGATCAGCTAGCGGATGGCCTGACGAAACCAGTTGGGGTTCAGCAGCTTCGCACGCTATGTCACAATCTCAACCTATCGGGTTGTGATTGACGGGGGGTGTTAGCGATATTGTAGAGATCCTAACTACCTGACCGGATGTGTACCTCCCTTTGTTGTATAGATAAGCATGGACGTGTGCGTATAGTTgagattgtaacaacctgatgtaatCTTCTCTTGATCGGCAAGTTTGCCCGTATATATAAACTGCAGCCGGCATCGCTCCAGATGCACGGAACAAATCCATTGTCATCTACTCTTTCATATAGATGCTTTTTTTAAGGAACATGCTGTAGATGTTCTTATTCAACCCCGTGGTCATGGCTAGTTTTTTTTCTTCTGAAGAGACCGCAGCCTGGGTATGCTGGGAGGTGACGGCATGGGCTAGACCTGGGTCATGCGGCTATGGCCATAGTTCTGGGAGATGGCGACGACGCCCATTGGTATTGTTCCCCTTCTTGGAGGCGTTCTTGAGGTGCGTCGGCATCTCATCCTTAAAATTGTGCTTGGTTGTTGACTTTGGACAAAATTCTAGGCCCGGTTCTGAATCGGTGATAGCAGTGTTCTTGATGCCGTCCCTCTAT is drawn from Triticum dicoccoides isolate Atlit2015 ecotype Zavitan chromosome 4A, WEW_v2.0, whole genome shotgun sequence and contains these coding sequences:
- the LOC119284670 gene encoding uncharacterized protein LOC119284670, which encodes MTFKAVKLLQPAHVDMLWRMCNIDDGLVVQEVSKGSNAEILGIQEGDLIECMNGKCISTTIELENTLMSLCKGPSDSQNGHNAEVCISIGVFHTLKKYRSTRELTANVSDLGEVIARGTRLLF
- the LOC119283364 gene encoding uncharacterized protein LOC119283364 produces the protein MAAYGSTRDGPLEKKRKKVVVWSEEEDVSTPDPFAWVYPGSYYLSAKKMEQARRDEESAPRPVNIPTLDDFKPPTRFHTAQLFSVREFGSQAVLSAAKFLLGVSSSLDGEPLRRCSGFWVDWDEGNKTGLVLTTARLIRTKDAPDNVSSGGEQYAPRADVTVHLLNGTSAKGDLVYYQPHYDIAFLNVEVDQPIKLPSLREKDVKFAEEVFQLGRDNSLYLRITYARAKYMNSTMFERHHNVYFHSLDGHYYDNEYDNGGAVIDLNGKVVGMVNNPERFGSFIPSSILLNCLDSWKKYRRVFPLSSVTVSIVI